gtatgtatgtatgtatgtatgtatgtatgtatgtatgtatgtatgtatgtatgtatgtatgtatgtatgtatgtatgtatgtatgtatgtatgtatgtatgtatgtatgtatgtatgtatgtatgtatgtatgtatgtatgtatgtatgtatgtatgtatgtatgtatgtatgtatgtatgtatgtatgtatgtatgtatgtatgtatgtatgtatgtatgtacaggtatatgtgagagaagggAGGAGAAGGGAGGCCCGTGAAGAACGTCGGGTGGCAGCCGGTTTCGACGGGATGGGgcgaggggggcggtgtgggggatcGGCGCCAGGCCTCGCCGGGCCTAAGCCGGCCCCCATGCCGCCTAGTCTTACGTAAacttttgaacatttttgagcaaCATTCAATTTCTGTCGCGGATCCATGTTTGTAAGTTGATGGTTCTTACCATGGGTGGGTCCTCGGCCTCCCACCACTGATTTTACCGAATACCAAATTTAAAGTCCTCCATCAGTTATTACTTTCAAACTCCAAACTCTTAAAAAGCCCCGTACAGTTGTGCACCATGCTTGAAGGACACTAAAGCACACTTCCTACATTTTTTCCTACATATTCCAACATATAGACTCAAGTTAATATCTAAATTCAAGAGGTCATGTGATGCAACTTTCAACGATTTTCGTATATTGACATTTTTGTGCAAGTAAGACTGGAAGGTATCGGGGCCGGCCCAGCCCCGGCTAGGCCTGACGCCGCACCTCAACACCGCCCCCCTTAGCCCAATCTCGTCTTCTCCGTCTCCCACTAGCCGCTCACGATAGGCCCATGTTTTTGAAAATTAGCTGTTGACAACGgctatattataaaaaaaaaaaagatttttttactTTAAATAAATACCCACCTCTtccatttttttaaattaactCCATCCAAAATCTCCCAACTTCTCACTTCTctcatccatttttataaaaaaactccatcttttttataaaaaaaataatgaatcCCTTCAACCCAAACAATCCCAACCCGAATAATCCCAACCCGAACCCGAATCAAGCTAACTTTTTTTCGACGCCCGGTTACACACCGACTATCGATCCTTCATAGGTGTCTCCGCAATTTACCTTTTCGGGTTTCCAACAATCACCCAACGCGTTCAAACAAATGTCTCAACTCCAACAAATGCAACATTTCCAAGCACTCCAACAAAGGATGCTACACAACTCGTTTGAATCTCAAGCGCAATTCGAATCCCAACCGCCAACATCGCCGGTTCGACTTGACGATGACGAAGAAGAAGTCGTCCCCGATTCGCCACCTCAAAATCTCAagcgccaaaaaaaaaaaacaaggggaAGGCGATTGAAACCGTAGTCAAAACCAAAGGCGATTCGAAACCAAAGGCGAGACCTTGGACAAAACTAGAGGAGGAGGTGCTAGCAATGGCGTGGATTAAGTCCTCAACTAACCCGATTATCGGTATGAaccaaactttttttttaaatttaattttaaaaagatataatttttattttacggcaatttttttttaaatttagggAACAACCAAACGGGTGTTGGTTTTTGGAAGGCGATAACGGGGAAATTTAACCCGATTATGGAGCAAGGCCCGATGCGCGATGTCGATTCCGTCTCTGGCAAGTGGTGTAAAACGAGCAAGATCATCAACTGCTTTAGCTGTATTTATAACCTTTATTACACTAATCCTCCTAGTGGAAGTAACGAGTATGACATTCTCAACCTTGCTTTGGCTAAATGGGATGAGAAGAATAAAACTCTTTTCCAACACATCCGAGCATGGAAAGTTttaaagaaagaaaacaaatggaAGCCCATTCCAAACGAGGTCGCGACCACCAAACGGAGTAAAACTTCCGAGTCCGGAAGTTATAGTGTGGGAGGCTCCACCGCTCGTTGTCACATAGACATAAACGACGAACCGAAATTTGACAAGGAGGAGTTTGCCGTTCACGAGTCGGAACGTCCCCCTGGAAGGGACAAAGCAAAAAAAGAGGCAACCGGAAAGAGAAAAGCGGGCGGCTCGAACTAAACGTCTTCCGGGGCCGGTTCGAAAATGGACGAGTTGATATCCGAATTTCGTTCGTTCAAAGAGCTCACGGGGGAAAAATATGTTTATAAAAAGAACTTGTCGGCCGACCATGCTCGGGCTGAGGATTTTAGGATTATGAGGTTGGATCTTGACTCTGTTCCGGAGGATGAACGTGAGGTTTACCGGAGGATGAAAGAGTAAGTTATGAAAAATGGACCTCGTAGGTTATTTCGctttaatgttttatttttttaggattcgTAATTTTAtaggttatgtaatttttaattatgttatgtaatGGATTTAATTTACTTCTTTTATGtagtatttttatttaatttttgaatTGTTTTTATAAGGTTAACCAAATaaaaaagataaacaataaaaaatattTGTTGTGGGGCTGCATCCTCCACCCCCTTAAAAATGCTTGGAGGGTCATCCCATATGGGATAGGGATGTGACGTcctacgtggcggcccatccccttAGAGATGACCCTCAACATACACTCAATGCTTGCTACATTtaatgtaaactagtttttttgtcatcgcgcgttgcggcgaagcCGATGAAATGATAAcgtaaaacaaacatgatttgaaaaaaaaaaacattttgtttAGAAAGCTAAACccattagaacggtttagtttatcatcgtactgttttatgataccaaataaatactttattataaGTACAATTTCATTttcaacaaaacttataacggaatgttcGGGAAAAAAATCAATcataactacgtacttaagttttaagaaaaaattataaagtataccattaaaaaagtatcaaattaatggATAATATGTGTTCTAAAaaaagagaattattaaaaaaacgatatagaaaatatatggttttaaaaaaggaaaaaaattagaaatatgttattaaaaatataaagtaataaaaagctatatattattataaaattaaaattactattcattatCCTTcactaacaatatatatatatataatatatataatttgtgCTTGGTTGAATGTGCTTCTAGCAACCATCGGATTTCATTAGGTTTTTTCTTTCTTAGAAATGGTTATGAAAGAAAAAAAACCTTCTAACAAGACATCTAAAAAGTTTTCTAGTCATTCAATAGAAGTTGCATCACTAATTCACCTGTATTCGTGACAAATGTCAAATATAAAACATTTACGTTCTTCGGTTGTTCTACATTTTGACAATACAttttcgtgtttatttttatttatgtttttagttGATTTACGTTTTGTCATATATCATACGTTTATTAAATGGTTCGAGTTGCTTTACGTTTCAACGCTGCCGCAACATGAAGTacctttttttaattaaaagaaaTACTATTTTCTTGCATGCTTGCTTTATTTAAGTACATTTCGTTATAAATACAAGTTGGTTTACGGTGTTTTGACATAATTTTTTCTTGGTAATGAGTGAGATGAAATATAATAAGTTTTCgtgctaatctctctcagcgctcctttcaatccaagagggtgtttacttgttaaacacaatctgtgagtatactcgatccctttttgctttatgcacttttgggtgttacatacgttacctattctaaatcacaatcgacacacaacgcaaacactatttatgtgctaaccgttattgcatgttacgtgttattcgatgaatgcttgtatgttatgttaacacagtgattgttgcctgacaccttagcaacgatagtactatagtttggactcagcacctgtcgtggacaggggttgttaagggctttacttcacgtgtcccagtggggatatgtgttgcgcattctacaactcgcagtcacgtctgtacatatttctctgtcgataacctacttgccttcactttatacatgttacatgttggttatgcgtaaacgatttcaaactctattatactattaaacttgtatgctcacctttacagtatgtgtattgacctttacttcaacgtatgtgacaggtgtttagagtgctatctgctaggatgcttgctatgtggAATCGAGTtagaagagtctagaaacaaacaaacaatttatttaaatctgagttgtcggaacatgttattTGTTTTTGAGATGTCGCTGTCTGTAATAACTTAATATTGCTTGATGGGTtacggtatgggacataatattaactatctggtaatgtagttgttatggaatttctcttgaacaatctgtttcgctcagtgtcatgccccgatgtttccgccatcggtgtcacaccctggctttgtggaagcgtgggtttgtttggtgtgacttcttaataccatagcttaatcacaacaaagctatatgtaagtaaaaccatgatgatcatccattacttcaagttttaaaaataaaatacgacaacattgttttcaaacgtcgacacatgcaacgaaaaTACAACACAACAAAGTAAAATCTTGTTCAAAAGACACAaccataaaacatgaaataaacacagtttaagacttgtgactcatccaggcaaaagtcacaatccctaaacttggatgacatcacttctcctacgcagcatgaagacatagcataccttgccagatccctaattccctgaaatacatgtaatttgaaaaatcaacaaaagttgagcgagttcatgtaaaagtgagtatgtaaaaacctttgtaacatgtttgtatgtatgaaaaatCCCTAGTacgtagcaaataaggaaaaagagatcaccattgggttgcaaagccaataaTATGTGTGAAGtgttgtaggaagactcaaacctagcagatttttgtgtcgggctcaaagtcaccccaaggtccgtacaGTGGGCCTGGAGTTAGGCTcactacacccagatagatctaccgctaatgaccctcggtcctactatgaggattaatggcctctagttccCGCCTAcgcactcacatgatctaagtagtaaccctccttaagctaaccataccatgtataaaagtatccgtaattactgtaacatgtattccacccccaaagtataaaaactgaaaacagttaagagaaaagggggacatgaactcacagaagtgcgtctcgaaaaaGTCCGTCCCAAAATAACCTGCtgcatgacgacctacacgtaccaacttctattagacggacggccgtgccttggcttaaggtttaacgtttttgggaaatagttagtcAACTAtctcgtatttacacttcttaattattttataagtatattccttcccaaggatgggggtattaatacatgtgtgttttataattccgaaaatatatttttaagtctcacttgaaaatatattttaattactttgtctaaaatgttttaatttccaaaatatatatattttttccaaaaatattatattttat
Above is a window of Helianthus annuus cultivar XRQ/B chromosome 14, HanXRQr2.0-SUNRISE, whole genome shotgun sequence DNA encoding:
- the LOC110906512 gene encoding glutathione S-transferase T3-like is translated as MAWIKSSTNPIIGNNQTGVGFWKAITGKFNPIMEQGPMRDVDSVSGKWCKTSKIINCFSCIYNLYYTNPPSGSNEYDILNLALAKWDEKNKTLFQHIRAWKVLKKENKWKPIPNEVATTKRSKTSESGSYSVGGSTARCHIDINDEPKFDKEEFAVHESERPPGRDKAKKEATGKRKAGGSN